One Hordeum vulgare subsp. vulgare chromosome 4H, MorexV3_pseudomolecules_assembly, whole genome shotgun sequence DNA window includes the following coding sequences:
- the LOC123446814 gene encoding 1-aminocyclopropane-1-carboxylate oxidase homolog 1-like, with protein MASDSDRVGALKAFDDTKAGVKGLVDAGATTVPSIFHHPLPHLHHLHAHHEHHFTIPVIDLAAAMGGSGTTTTPTSERAELVAAVKAAAETVGFFQVANHGVPKAAMSEMLAAVKGFHEESAGAKAPYYSRDFSRRVRYWSNLDLFQSPAACWRDTLFFETAPELPAPEEIPPSCRTIAPEYARMMQQLGRTLLELLSEALGLRRGHLEEDAACLERLAGHYYPPCPEPHLTLGTTRHSDPCFLAVLLQDAVGGLQVLLHEDEGHDGNNNKSSGVWVDVPAVEGAVVVNVGDFLQLVSNDRFKSVEHRVVSQPQSVGPRVSVACFFRRHDAATSTRVLAPIVADGEARYRSTTMAELIRHNRAKGLDGSSALQHLRL; from the coding sequence ATGGCCTCCGACTCGGATCGTGTTGGTGCGCTCAAGGCCTTCGACGACACCAAGGCCGGCGTCAAGGGCCTCGTCGACGCGGGCGCCACCACCGTCCCCTCCATCTtccaccaccccctcccccaccTCCACCACTTGCATGCACATCATGAGCACCACTTCACCATCCCGGTCATCGACCTCGCGGCAGCCATGGGTGGTAGTGGTACTACTACTACGCCGACGTCCGAGCGAGCTGAGCTGGTCGCCGCGGTGAAGGCGGCCGCGGAGACGGTGGGCTTCTTCCAGGTGGCGAACCACGGCGTGCCCAAGGCGGCCATGTCGGAGATGCTGGCGGCGGTGAAGGGCTTCCATGAGGAGTCGGCGGGGGCCAAGGCACCGTACTACAGCCGGGATTTTAGCAGGCGCGTGAGGTATTGGAGCAACTTGGACCTGTTCCAGTCaccggcggcctgctggcgcgacaCCTTGTTTTTCGAGACGGCGCCGGAGCTGCCGGCGCCCGAGGAGATCCCACCCTCGTGCAGGACCATCGCGCCCGAGTACGCGAGGATGATGCAGCAGCTGGGACGCACCCTGCTGGAGCTGCTGTCGGAGGCGCTGGGACTCCGCCGTGGCCACCTGGAGGAGGACGCCGCGTGCCTGGAGAGGCTCGCCGGACACTACTACCCGCCCTGCCCGGAGCCGCACCTGACGCTGGGCACCACGCGCCACTCCGACCCTTGCTTCCTCGCCGTGCTGCTCCAGGACGCCGTCGGCGGCCTCCAAGTGCTTCTCCACGAAGACGAAGGccacgacggcaacaacaacaagtcGTCAGGTGTGTGGGTGGACGTGCCGGCGGTGGAGGGAGCGGTGGTGGTGAACGTCGGCGACTTCCTGCAGCTCGTGTCCAACGACAGGTTCAAGAGCGTGGAGCACCGCGTGGTGTCGCAGCCCCAGAGCGTCGGGCCTCGCGTCTCCGTGGCCTGCTTCTTCCGGAGGCATGACGCGGCCACGTCGACGAGAGTGCTCGCGCCAATCGTCGCCGACGGCGAGGCGCGGTACAGGAGCACGACGATGGCGGAGCTGATCCGGCACAACAGGGCCAAGGGCCTCGACGGCAGCTCTGCGCTGCAGCACTTGAGGCTCTGA